One part of the bacterium genome encodes these proteins:
- a CDS encoding SAVED domain-containing protein, protein MRRVQDELDRLLPAVGLRATRGEGAVAPYDDLIWKLHQEGTYYFSADSLMRECEQAGLATEISPPSPAPHTVGVRSFKRPGVELANQSDDLLCLLDAFDGRFLLPDESWGSVHARMDEFFRRIVAAHRVFRLHLDAHASLAFVAGYLLDAKQGLDISLVQSSRGGVQVWSTATGGKAAGADLSIQEISAGEGDDVALALGITHDVTPDVEQFLTESSPGIGRIIAAQPREGTGQSAVRDSNHAIAIADELARRLKARSIRERAARLHIFAAAPNALMFMLGQLAKGGGHITLYEFDFEGLEGGGYKPSLTVPVE, encoded by the coding sequence TTGCGACGCGTCCAAGACGAGCTCGACCGCCTACTCCCGGCCGTGGGCCTTCGAGCGACCAGGGGCGAGGGTGCTGTGGCACCGTACGACGACCTCATCTGGAAGCTTCATCAAGAGGGGACCTACTACTTCTCGGCCGATTCGCTCATGAGGGAGTGCGAGCAGGCGGGCCTTGCCACAGAGATCTCGCCTCCCTCACCGGCGCCGCACACTGTCGGAGTACGCAGCTTCAAACGCCCTGGCGTTGAGCTCGCTAACCAGTCGGATGATCTACTTTGTCTTCTCGACGCCTTCGACGGACGGTTCCTTCTCCCTGACGAGTCCTGGGGCTCAGTTCACGCAAGGATGGACGAGTTCTTTCGGCGGATCGTGGCTGCACACCGTGTGTTTCGGCTACACCTCGATGCTCACGCCAGCCTCGCCTTTGTCGCCGGCTACCTTCTCGACGCAAAACAAGGGCTTGACATTAGCCTCGTGCAAAGCTCTCGAGGCGGTGTGCAGGTTTGGTCAACGGCCACCGGCGGCAAAGCAGCAGGCGCGGACCTCTCGATCCAAGAAATCTCGGCTGGCGAAGGCGACGACGTAGCCCTTGCCCTCGGCATCACCCACGACGTCACGCCCGACGTCGAGCAGTTCCTAACGGAATCGTCCCCGGGGATCGGCCGCATCATCGCCGCCCAACCCCGCGAAGGGACCGGCCAAAGCGCGGTTCGCGACTCGAACCACGCAATCGCAATCGCTGACGAACTCGCCCGCCGCCTGAAGGCTCGCTCGATCCGCGAACGCGCGGCGCGACTTCACATCTTTGCCGCCGCGCCGAACGCGTTGATGTTCATGCTCGGCCAGCTCGCCAAGGGCGGCGGACACATCACCCTGTACGAGTTCGACTTCGAGGGCCTTGAAGGCGGGGGCTACAAGCCTAGCCTCACCGTACCTGTCGAATAA
- a CDS encoding AAA family ATPase, which translates to MSSDLSFDDLFENRIDLPDSDAQERLGRLVGLDDHKDRLTKILGLLVNPQGLATWAKQHHAHAGALLDVVLSRPPLIVLAGDVGSGKTELAETIGDAVARQEKIDITLLPLSLSTRGQGRVGEMTKLLSAAFDATLDEARKLMSSSGTARGAVILLVDEADALAQSRENAQMHHEDRAGVNAFIRGVDRIANSKAPAAVIMCTNRLGALDPAVRRRAADVLTFQRPNAAQRRAVLANALSPLDFSPQQIDAIVAATGRQNGRDYGFTFSDLVQRLLPAIALDAYPNHPVTPTRALAVADGLAPTPPFREEHP; encoded by the coding sequence ATGTCGTCCGATCTCTCCTTCGACGACCTCTTCGAGAATCGTATCGACCTTCCCGACAGCGACGCCCAGGAGAGGCTTGGGCGCCTTGTCGGCCTCGACGACCACAAGGACCGCCTAACCAAGATCCTCGGCCTTCTTGTGAACCCGCAGGGTCTCGCGACTTGGGCCAAACAGCATCACGCGCACGCTGGTGCACTTCTCGACGTGGTCTTGTCGCGTCCCCCGCTAATCGTCCTCGCAGGCGACGTAGGCTCAGGAAAGACGGAGCTCGCCGAGACCATCGGCGATGCGGTTGCGCGCCAGGAGAAGATCGACATCACCCTCCTACCGCTCAGCCTCTCGACGCGAGGTCAAGGGCGAGTGGGCGAGATGACGAAGCTTCTCTCCGCAGCGTTCGACGCCACACTCGATGAGGCGCGCAAGCTCATGTCCTCCTCCGGTACCGCACGCGGAGCTGTCATCCTCCTAGTTGACGAGGCCGACGCCCTAGCCCAATCGCGGGAGAACGCGCAAATGCACCACGAGGACCGCGCAGGGGTGAATGCGTTCATCCGCGGCGTGGACCGGATCGCCAACAGCAAGGCGCCCGCAGCGGTTATCATGTGCACGAACCGTCTTGGTGCTCTTGACCCGGCAGTGAGACGCCGCGCGGCCGATGTACTGACGTTCCAGCGGCCCAACGCAGCCCAGCGACGGGCAGTCCTCGCAAATGCGCTCTCTCCGTTAGATTTCTCCCCGCAGCAGATCGATGCGATCGTCGCTGCAACTGGTCGCCAGAACGGGAGAGACTACGGCTTCACCTTCTCGGACCTTGTCCAGCGCCTGCTGCCCGCAATCGCCCTCGACGCATATCCGAATCACCCTGTGACGCCTACGCGTGCCCTTGCGGTCGCCGACGGCCTGGCGCCAACGCCGCCGTTTCGGGAGGAGCACCCTTGA